Part of the Sphingopyxis sp. 113P3 genome, CTGAGGGTCGGTCGGCGTTACGGCAAGCATCGCACCGCCGTTGCGGGCGAGTTGCTGCAGGTCGCGATCAACTTCGCGCTGCTGCTCGTCACGCCCGAGACCTTCCCGCTGCTCTTGGCGCTGACGCTCGCGCAGGGGCTCGCGCAAGGGTCGGGCAATCTGATGCTGCGTGCGATCGTTGCCGATGTCGCCGACAAGCACAGGCTCGACAGCGGCGAGGACCGCACCGGCCTATATTATTCGGTGTTCAGCCTTGCCGGGAAGACTGCGACCGCGGTCGCGGTCGGCATCGCGCTTCCCCTCGTCAGCTGGCTCGGCTTTGACCCCAAGTCGGCCAATGGCCCTGACGCGCTCGGTGGCCTGCTGCTTGTCTTCGCGGCTGGCCCCGCCATCGCCCACACCTTGTCCGCTGCCCTCATCGCGCGCTTTCCGCTCGATGAGGCGACGCACGCCGAAATTCGCCGACGGCTCGATTCCGCACCCCCGGATTACGCCTTCGCCGAATGACCCCGCCTACCAAACCCCAAAGGAGACTGACATGAGTGATCTGCACAATAGCTACGCCAATGCACGCGACAAGAACATCCCCCTCGACATCACCCCGGTGACCGGCACCATCGGCGCGATCGTCGAAGGTGTGGAGTTGTCCGGTGACCTGCCCGCGGCGGTGGTGCAGGCGATCGAGGCGGCGCTCGTTCGGCACAAGGTTCTGTTCTTTCGCGACCAGCACCATCTCACCGACCAGGAACATGAAGACTTCGCGGCCCTGCTTGGCGATCCCGTCGCACACCCGACCGTTCCCGTCGCGGAAGGATCACGCTACCTCCTAGAGCTCGACAGCAAGGAAGGCTACGCCGCGTCGAGTTGGCATACCGACGTGACCTTCGTCGATGCCTATCCCAAAGCCTCGATCCTGCGCGCGATCACCATCCCGGAGGCGGGCGGCGATACGCAATGGGCCAATGGCGAGACGGCCTATGAAGGCTTGCCCGAGGTGCTGCGCCAGCTCGTCAACAATCTCTGGGCGACGCACACCAATCTCTACGATTATGCCTCGATCCTCCAGTCGGCACCCGATGGGGAGACAGCGCGCGAGCGGATCGCGCAGCACCGCAGCGTCTTCGCCTCGACGGTTTACGAAACCGAGCACCCCGTGGTTCGTATCCATCCGGTGAGCGGGCAGCGAAGTCTTCTGCTGGGCCATTTCGTGAAACAGTTCGTCGGTCTCAATGCGGTCGATTCGGCCCGGCTCTTTCAGACGCTCCAGGACCACATCACCAAGCCGGAGAATGTCGTGCGCTGGCGTTGGCGTGCCGGCGACGTTGCGATCTGGGACAATCAGGCAACGCAGCACCGCGCGACCGCCGATTTCGGGCTCCAGCGCCGGACACTGCGCAGGGCCACCATCCACGGCGAGGCCCCCGTTGCGATCGATGGTCGCCGCAGCCGGACCGTGCGGCAGGAAAAGGCGGTCACTTACGAGCCTGCCTGACCGAATGAGGCCGGCGCGAAGGCGCCTCTCCTCCAGCAAAAGCGCCGGCTAAACTGCGGCGCGCCGGGGTGCTTCGCTCCGGCGCGCCGCCTCTCCTTTGAGGGTCCGCTCATGGACATTCGATCGCTCGCGCCATTTATTATTGTAATTGATAATCGTTCGCGATAGAGGCAGCTCGTTCCCATCTCAGTCAGACGATCCGATGCATGCACCCTTGTCTCCGCGACCGGCACAGAGGAAGAGCCGGAAGGCCTTCTGGCTGAAACAGCTGCACATGTGGCACTGGACGAGCTCGGCCGTGAGCCTCGTTGGCCTCCTGCTGTTCGCGATCACGGGACTCACGCTCAATCACGCCGCGGATATCGAAGGGCAGCCCATTATCGCCGAGCGGTCGGCGCAGCTCCCCCCGCCACTTGTCCGCGCCGTCGCGTCGGGTCCTCCCGAAGGCAGGGCACGCCTGCCGCGGCCCGTTGCCGCCTGGGTCGAGGAGGCGCTGCCTCTCCGGGCGTCGGCAGAGGCTGAATGGTCCGAAGGCGAAGTCTATCTCCCCGCGCCGCGTCCCGGCGGCGATGCGTGGGTTGCGATCGACCGCGCGAGCGGGGCGGTGACAGCGGAGATCACCGATCGCGGCTGGATCTCTTATCTCAACGACCTTCACAAGGGCCGCAATTCGGGCGCCATGTGGAGCCTGTTCATTGACGTGTTTGCCGGCGCCTGCCTGATCTTTGCGCTCACCGGACTCTTGCTGCTCCAGCTTCACGCAGCGAAGCGGAAGAGCACCTGGCCACTGGTCGCCTCCGGCTTTGCCTTCCCGGCCGCGCTCGCCATCCTGTTCATCCATTAGGAGTATATCGCATGCAGCCCCTCTCCCGTGCCGCTCTCACTGGCCTCACGCTGGGATTGAGCGGGACGCTCGCGGCTCCGCTGCTCGCGGCCGAGCCCGCGACGATGGACGTGACCGTCACCATTCCCCGGCTGAAGGTGGCCGAATATCACCGCCCCTATGTCGCGATCTGGGTCGAGAAGGCCGGGGGGGCGGCG contains:
- a CDS encoding TauD/TfdA dioxygenase family protein — encoded protein: MSDLHNSYANARDKNIPLDITPVTGTIGAIVEGVELSGDLPAAVVQAIEAALVRHKVLFFRDQHHLTDQEHEDFAALLGDPVAHPTVPVAEGSRYLLELDSKEGYAASSWHTDVTFVDAYPKASILRAITIPEAGGDTQWANGETAYEGLPEVLRQLVNNLWATHTNLYDYASILQSAPDGETARERIAQHRSVFASTVYETEHPVVRIHPVSGQRSLLLGHFVKQFVGLNAVDSARLFQTLQDHITKPENVVRWRWRAGDVAIWDNQATQHRATADFGLQRRTLRRATIHGEAPVAIDGRRSRTVRQEKAVTYEPA
- a CDS encoding PepSY-associated TM helix domain-containing protein codes for the protein MHAPLSPRPAQRKSRKAFWLKQLHMWHWTSSAVSLVGLLLFAITGLTLNHAADIEGQPIIAERSAQLPPPLVRAVASGPPEGRARLPRPVAAWVEEALPLRASAEAEWSEGEVYLPAPRPGGDAWVAIDRASGAVTAEITDRGWISYLNDLHKGRNSGAMWSLFIDVFAGACLIFALTGLLLLQLHAAKRKSTWPLVASGFAFPAALAILFIH